A DNA window from Xyrauchen texanus isolate HMW12.3.18 chromosome 6, RBS_HiC_50CHRs, whole genome shotgun sequence contains the following coding sequences:
- the LOC127645800 gene encoding calreticulin-like, with protein MQIVTVCQIVSVALLALTVNATVFFQEQFLDGDAWKSRWVNSEHKSEYGQFKLTAGNFYGDAEKDQGLQTSQDARFYATSARFEPFSNEGKSLVIQFTVKHEQKIDCGGGYVKIFPADLNQAEMHGDSQYYIMFGPDICGYSTKKVHVIFNYKGKNHLINKEIKCKDDELTHLYTLILNPDQTYEVKIDNDKVESGSLEEDWDFLPAKKIKDPSAKKPEDWDDRARIDDETDTKPADWDKPENIPDPDAKKPEDWDEDMDGEWEPPMIPNPEYKGEWKPKQIDNPNYKGVWVHPEIDNPEYAADDQIYKFDNVGVIGLDLWQVKSGTIFDNFFITDDVKAAEDFGSETWGATKGPEKKMKDEQDEKKLKEEEEKNKEQSTEAADEEEEEDEEDWEDEEETDEPPVEEEDEEALPKDEL; from the exons atgcagATTGTTACAGTATGTCAGATTGTTTCTGTTGCATTATTGGCATTGACTGTCAACGCAACAGTTTTCTTTCAAGAGCAGTTTCTGGATGGAG ATGCCTGGAAAAGTCGGTGGGTGAATTCAGAGCACAAATCTGAATACGGGCAGTTTAAACTGACCGCTGGGAACTTTTATGGAGATGCTGAGAAAGACCAGG GTTTGCAGACAAGTCAGGATGCCCGCTTCTATGCCACCTCTGCCCGCTTTGAGCCCTTCAGCAATGAGGGCAAATCTCTGGTGATCCAGTTCACCGTCAAACACGAGCAGAAGATCGACTGCGGTGGCGGATATGTTAAAATTTTCCCCGCTGATCTCAACCAGGCTGAGATGCATGGCGACTCCCAGTATTACATCATGTTCG GGCCTGATATCTGCGGCTACAGCACTAAGAAGGTTCACGTCATCTTTAACTACAAAGGGAAAAATCACCTCATCAATAAAGAGATCAAATGCAAG GACGATGAGCTGACTCACTTGTACACATTGATTCTGAATCCGGATCAGACATATGAGGTGAAGATCGACAATGACAAGGTGGAGTCCGGCTCTCTGGAGGAGGACTGGGACTTCCTGCCCGCAAAGAAGATTAAAGACCCCAGCGCCAAGAAACCAGAGGATTGGGACGACCGTGCCAGGATCGATGATGAGACTGACACCAAACCAGCG GACTGGGATAAGCCTGAGAATATTCCTGATCCTGATGCTAAGAAGCCGGAAGACTGGGATGAAGACATGGACGGAGAGTGGGAGCCTCCCATGATTCCAAACCCAGAGTACAAG GGTGAGTGGAAACCCAAACAGATTGATAATCCAAATTACAAGGGAGTCTGGGTGCACCCTGAAATCGACAACCCCGAGTACGCCGCAGATGACCAGATCTACAAATTTGACAACGTCGGAGTCATCGGCTTGGATCTCTGGCAG GTCAAGTCTGGCACTATTTTTGACAACTTCTTCATCACGGATGACGTGAAGGCAGCAGAAGATTTTGGAAGTGAAACGTGGGGTGCTACGAAG GGTCCCGAGAAAAAGATGAAAGACGAACAGGATGAGAAGAAACtgaaagaggaagaggagaaaaacAAAGAGCAGAGCACCGAAGCtgctgatgaggaggaggaggaagatgaagaagacTGGGAAGATGAAGAGGAGACGGACGAGCCGCCGGTGGAGGAAGAAGACGAGGAAGCTCTTCCTAAAGACGAACTTTAA